CCGCCAGCCGGTCGTGGCGCGCCGCCAGCGCCGGCAGCGCGGCCAGCGCGGCCGGGCCGACCCGCACCTCGTAGCGCTGGTCGCCCTGGCGGGCCTGCAGGATCTCGGTGGGCTGGGGCATGGCGGGGCTCCTCGCTCGGGGTCGTCGGGTGGGGCGCGGGGCGGCGGGGGTCCGGCGGGGCGCCGGCGGGGGGCGCCTCACAGCGCCCCGAGGATGGCGCGGGCCACCTCGTCGGCGGTGCGGCCGTCGACCGGCACGGTGAGGTGGGCCTTGCGGTAGAGGGGCAGCCGGGCCGCGTGCAGCGCCTCCCAGCTGGCGGCCAGCGGACGGCCGCCCCCGGCCCCGAGGCGCCTGGCCGCCTCGGCGGCCGAGACGTCCAGGAAGACCACCCGGCCGTGGGCCAGCAGGTGCGCCGAGGCGGCCGGGTCGCAGAAGGCGCCGCCGCCCAGGTCCACCACCAGCGGCCCGGAGAGCGCCGTCACCAGCTCGCGCTCGGCCCGCCGGAAGGCCAGCTCGCCGTCCTCGGCGAAGATGGCCGGGATGGGCTTCTGGAAGCGGGCCACCAGGAAGGCGTCGGTGGAGAAGACGCTGCGGCCCAGGGCCTTGCCGAGCAGCGCCGCCACCGACGACTTGCCGGCGCCCATCATGCCGGCCAGGGCCAGCGGCTCAGCGGATCCGAGCGGCATACGCGTCCAGGGCGGCGCGCAGGTCCCCCAGCGTGTCGCCGCCGAACTTCTCCAGCAGCGCCGACGCCAGCTCCCAGGCCACCACCGCCTCCACCACCACCGCCGCGGCCGGCACGGCGCAGACGTCGCTGCGCTCGTAGCGGGCCTGCACCGGCTGGCGGGTGAGCAGGTCCACCGACGGCAGCGGCGTCAGCATGGTGGGGATGGGCTTCATGTAGGCCCGCACCCGCACCGGGCTGCCGTTGGTCATGCCGCCCTCCAGCCCGCCGGCCCGGTTGGTCTCGCGCCAGAAGCCGCGCTCCTTCGAGTGGAAGATGGCGTCGTGCACCTGGTCGCCCGGCCAGTCCACCCGGGTGCCGTCGCCCACCTCCACCGCCTTCATGGCCTGCACGCCCATGACCGCGGCGGCCAGCCGGGCGTCGAGCCGGCGATCCGGGTGCACGTAGGTGCCCACGCCGATGGGCAGCCCCTCGGCCCACACCTCCACCAGCCCGCCCACCGAGCCGCCCCGCGCCTTCTCGCGGTCCACCACGGCCTTCAGGGCCACCTCGGCCGCGGGCGTGTCCACGTGGAACTCGGAGGCCTCGATGGCGGCCCGCTGCGCGGCGCTGGGCGGCGCGCCCACCTCGTGGCGGGCCTCGCCGATGGCCACCACCCGGGAGGAGACCGTGACGCCCACCGCCTCGAGGAGCTGCCGGGCCAGCGAGCCGAGCGCCACCAGGGTGGCGGTGTTGCGGGCGCTGGCCCGCTCCAGCGCGTCGCGCGCGTCGTCGAAGCCGTACTTGAGCGAGCCGGCCAGGTCGGCGTGGCCGGGGCGCACCTGGGTGAACTTCTTGCCGCCGCGCCGCTGCGGCGAGACCAGGTCCTTCCAGTTCTCGTGGTCGCGGTTCCAGATGACCAGCGCGATGGGCGCGCCGGTGGTCAGGCCGCCGCGCAGCCCGGCCACGAACTGCGCCGAGTCCTGCTCGATCTTCATCCGGCCGCCGCGGCCGTAGCCCTTCTGGCGGCGCACCAGGTCGGCGTCGACGCGGGCGAGATCGATGGTGAGCCCGGCCGGGAAGCCCTCGGCGATGGCGCACAGGCCGGGGCCGTGGGACTCGCCGGCGGTGAGGTAGCGGAGGGTCATCGGGGGGCCTGCTCCCTGGCCCGCTGCAGCGCGGCGATCATGATCGCCTCCGGCGCGGGCCGGCCGGTCCAGCGGGTGAAGGCGTGGGCGCCCTGGCGGGCCAGCAGGGCCTCGCCCGGGACCACGCGCGCGCCGGCGGCGCCGGCCTCGCGGGTGAAGGTGGTGTCGCCGTAGACCATGTCGAGGGCCACCTGGCCGGCCCGGAAGGTCACCCCGGGCAGCCGGTCGTCGTGGCCGGCCAGCCCCACGCTGGTGCCGTTCAGGATCACGTCGGCGGCGGCGGCCTCGGCGGCCAGCGCCTCCCAGGCCACCGGCACGGCGCCGGCGCCGCCCGGCGAGGCCGAGGGGGCCAGGGCCTGGCACAGCCGCGCCGCCTGCTCGGCCCGGCGCGCCACCACCCGCACCCCGCCGGCCAGCCGGAGCGCCGCCCAGGCGCCGGCCCGCGCGGCGCCGCCGGCCCCCACCAGCAGCACCCGGGCGCCCGGCGCCACGCCGGCCTCGCGCAGCAGCTCCAGCAGGGCGGTGGCGTCGGTGTTGTGGCCCTCCCACCCGTCGGGCGCGTGGCGCAGCACGTTGGCGGCGCCCACCGCGGCGGCCACCTCGTCGAGCCGGACGCAGGCGGCGGCCGCCCCCTCCTTGTGCGGGATGGTGACGTTGAGCCCGCGGAAGCCGAGCGCGTGGGCCCCGCCCAGCCCCTCGAGGAGCCGCTCGGGCGCCAGCGGCAGCGCCAGGTAGACGGCGTCCAACTCCAGGGCGGCGAAGGCGGCGTTCTGCATGAGCGGCGAGAGGCTGTGCCCCACCGGCCAGCCCACCAGGCCGTAGAGCGCGGTCCGGCCGCCGATCACCCTTTGGGTCACCGGCGCGCCTGGCACAGCCCGTCCAGCAGCGAGAAGAAGGAGGGGAAGCTGGTGGCCACGCAGGCCACCTCGTCGAGCACCACCGGCGCGCCGGCGAAGAGCTGGGCCACCGCCATCGACATGGCGATGCGGTGGTCGAGCCGGGTCTTCACCGTCACCGGCCCGAGCCGGGTCGGCCCCTCGATGGCGCAGCCGTCCTCGAAGAGCTCCAGCCTGGCGCCGGCCGCGGCCAGGGTCTCGCCCATGGCGGCCAGGCGGTCCGACTCCTTGACCCGGAGCTCCCTGGCGTCGCGGATGACGGTGCGCCCGCTGGCCTGGGTGGCCAGCACCATCAGCACCGGCAGCTCGTCGATGAGCCGGGGGATGAGCGGCCCGCCGATCTCGGTGGCGCGCAGCGGCGCGGCCCGCACCGTCACGTCGGCGCGCGGCTCGCCGGCCACCTCGCGCTCGTTGGCCACGGTGAGGTCGGCCCCCATGGCGCGCAGCACGTCGAGCAGGCCGGTGCGGGTGGGGTTGGTGCCCATGTTCCGCACCGTCACCGCCGAGCCGGGCAGGCCGGCGGCGGCGCACAGGAAGAAGGCGGCCGAGGAGATGTCGCCCGGCACGTCCACCCGGGTGCCGCGCGGGCGCGCCGGGCGCACCGTCACGGTCAGGCCGTCCACCGTGAGCGGCACGCCCATGCCGCGCAGCAGCCGCTCGGTGTGGTCGCGCGAGCGCTCCGGCTCGGTGACGCTGGTCTCGCCCTGGGCCGACAGGCCGGCCAGCAGGATGGCGCTCTTCACCTGGGCGCTGGCCACCTTGAGGTCGTGGTGGGTGCCGGTGAGCTGCCGCCCGCGGATGACCAGCGGCGGCACCCGGTCGCCGTCGCGGGCCGTCAGGTCCGCGCCCATGCGGCGCAGGGGCTCGACCACCCGGCGCACCGGCCGGCGGCGCAGCGAGGCGTCGCCGGTCAGGACCGACAGCCCGGGCAGGCCGGCCAGGACGCCGGCCAGCAGCCTGAGCGAGGTGCCGGAGTTGCCGCAGTCGATGACGTCGTCCGGCTCCACCAGCGTGGCGGCCGGGGTGACGATCACCTCGGCCCCCTCCTCGCGGACGGTGGCGCCGAGCCTGGTCACGGCCTTGCGGGTGGAGTGGACGTCCTCGGCGTCGAGGATGCCGGTGACGCGGGTCTCGCCCTCGGCCAGCGCGCCGAACAGGATGGCGCGGTGGGAGATGGACTTGTCGCCGGGCACCGTGAGGTCGCCCTGGAGCGGCCCGGTGCGGTGGCAGGTGAGCGGTCCGTCGAGCGGGCCGTGGCGTGGCGCGGTCAGAAGAGCTCCTCGCGCGCGTGGCGCGCCTGCTCGAGCGCCGTGCGCGCCGCCTCGGGGGAGGTGGCGATGGCGGAGAGGATGGCGGTGAGGTGGCGCTGCAGCCGCTCGGCCGCCTCGGGCAGGCGGGCGTTGCGGCGGGAGACCTCGCCCTGGATGTCGAAGGGGAACTCGGCCAGGCGGGTGGTGTCCTTGAGCCCCTGGCCGGCCAGCGCGCGGGCCAGCGGGCCGGCCTCCTCAGCCGCGGCCGCCAGGGCGCTGGCCACCAGGTAGGGCAGGTGCGAGACCATGGCCACCGCGGCGTCGTGCTCGGCGGCGCTGCAGCGGATCACGGTGGCGCCGAGCGCCAGGTGCAGCGCGGCCACCCGCTCCACCGCCGCCGGGTCGCCGTCGGTGACCAGCGCCACCCGCCCGCCGCGCCAGCGGCCGGCCGCCGCGGCCGAGCCGGCGAAGCCGCCGTGGCCGCCGAACATGGGGTGGGCCCCGACGAAGTGGACGCCGGGGCGGACCTGGGTGCGGGCCAGGGCCACGATGGCCTCCTTGGCGCCGCCCACGTCGGTGAGGACCGCGCCGTCCGGCAGGAGCTGGGACACCGGCCCGAGCAGCGCCTCGATGGCCGCCACCGGGGTGCAGAGCACCGCGAGGTCGCAGGCGCCCAGGGCCGGCCCGGGGGCGGCGTGGGCCTCGTCGACCACCCCCTCGGCCAGGGCCGCGGCGCGGGCGGCCTCGGCGGGCTCCACCGCCACGAGGCGGACGG
This genomic interval from Anaeromyxobacter sp. contains the following:
- a CDS encoding shikimate kinase, which encodes MPLGSAEPLALAGMMGAGKSSVAALLGKALGRSVFSTDAFLVARFQKPIPAIFAEDGELAFRRAERELVTALSGPLVVDLGGGAFCDPAASAHLLAHGRVVFLDVSAAEAARRLGAGGGRPLAASWEALHAARLPLYRKAHLTVPVDGRTADEVARAILGAL
- the aroA gene encoding 3-phosphoshikimate 1-carboxyvinyltransferase; its protein translation is MTAPRHGPLDGPLTCHRTGPLQGDLTVPGDKSISHRAILFGALAEGETRVTGILDAEDVHSTRKAVTRLGATVREEGAEVIVTPAATLVEPDDVIDCGNSGTSLRLLAGVLAGLPGLSVLTGDASLRRRPVRRVVEPLRRMGADLTARDGDRVPPLVIRGRQLTGTHHDLKVASAQVKSAILLAGLSAQGETSVTEPERSRDHTERLLRGMGVPLTVDGLTVTVRPARPRGTRVDVPGDISSAAFFLCAAAGLPGSAVTVRNMGTNPTRTGLLDVLRAMGADLTVANEREVAGEPRADVTVRAAPLRATEIGGPLIPRLIDELPVLMVLATQASGRTVIRDARELRVKESDRLAAMGETLAAAGARLELFEDGCAIEGPTRLGPVTVKTRLDHRIAMSMAVAQLFAGAPVVLDEVACVATSFPSFFSLLDGLCQARR
- a CDS encoding shikimate dehydrogenase (NADP+) produces the protein MIGGRTALYGLVGWPVGHSLSPLMQNAAFAALELDAVYLALPLAPERLLEGLGGAHALGFRGLNVTIPHKEGAAAACVRLDEVAAAVGAANVLRHAPDGWEGHNTDATALLELLREAGVAPGARVLLVGAGGAARAGAWAALRLAGGVRVVARRAEQAARLCQALAPSASPGGAGAVPVAWEALAAEAAAADVILNGTSVGLAGHDDRLPGVTFRAGQVALDMVYGDTTFTREAGAAGARVVPGEALLARQGAHAFTRWTGRPAPEAIMIAALQRAREQAPR
- the aroC gene encoding chorismate synthase, with the protein product MTLRYLTAGESHGPGLCAIAEGFPAGLTIDLARVDADLVRRQKGYGRGGRMKIEQDSAQFVAGLRGGLTTGAPIALVIWNRDHENWKDLVSPQRRGGKKFTQVRPGHADLAGSLKYGFDDARDALERASARNTATLVALGSLARQLLEAVGVTVSSRVVAIGEARHEVGAPPSAAQRAAIEASEFHVDTPAAEVALKAVVDREKARGGSVGGLVEVWAEGLPIGVGTYVHPDRRLDARLAAAVMGVQAMKAVEVGDGTRVDWPGDQVHDAIFHSKERGFWRETNRAGGLEGGMTNGSPVRVRAYMKPIPTMLTPLPSVDLLTRQPVQARYERSDVCAVPAAAVVVEAVVAWELASALLEKFGGDTLGDLRAALDAYAARIR
- a CDS encoding prephenate dehydrogenase, with the translated sequence MGGALARAVRAADPSVRLVAVEPAEAARAAALAEGVVDEAHAAPGPALGACDLAVLCTPVAAIEALLGPVSQLLPDGAVLTDVGGAKEAIVALARTQVRPGVHFVGAHPMFGGHGGFAGSAAAAGRWRGGRVALVTDGDPAAVERVAALHLALGATVIRCSAAEHDAAVAMVSHLPYLVASALAAAAEEAGPLARALAGQGLKDTTRLAEFPFDIQGEVSRRNARLPEAAERLQRHLTAILSAIATSPEAARTALEQARHAREELF